One segment of Burkholderia multivorans ATCC BAA-247 DNA contains the following:
- the gspM gene encoding type II secretion system protein GspM, translating into MNTERLTQALTQFWGERTPREKTLLGWGGAVLAVAIAYSVLWSPAQEGRARIERELPTMRRELAQMTAQANEAKSLTAAAQGVAPTGLALKDALAASLSDHGLPGAQVQIVGNGVQIQMKNVSFPAWTQWLDDVRRQLKAQVGEAHVSALKEDGQVDLMAVMQPSMPK; encoded by the coding sequence ATGAACACCGAACGACTGACTCAGGCGCTGACCCAGTTCTGGGGCGAGCGCACGCCGCGCGAAAAGACGCTGCTCGGCTGGGGCGGCGCCGTGCTGGCCGTCGCGATCGCCTATTCGGTGCTGTGGTCGCCCGCGCAGGAAGGCCGCGCGCGCATCGAACGCGAGCTGCCGACGATGCGCCGCGAACTCGCGCAGATGACCGCGCAGGCGAACGAAGCGAAGTCGCTGACGGCCGCCGCGCAGGGCGTCGCGCCGACCGGTCTCGCGCTGAAGGATGCGCTCGCCGCGTCGCTGTCCGATCACGGGCTGCCGGGCGCGCAGGTGCAGATCGTCGGCAACGGCGTGCAGATCCAGATGAAGAACGTGTCGTTCCCCGCGTGGACGCAGTGGCTCGACGACGTGCGCCGGCAACTGAAGGCGCAGGTCGGCGAGGCGCACGTAAGCGCGCTGAAGGAAGACGGCCAGGTCGACCTGATGGCCGTGATGCAGCCGTCGATGCCGAAATGA
- a CDS encoding efflux transporter outer membrane subunit codes for MPYAPLPRALRPLSAAVAVATAVLLAGCAVGPDYHRPDTSIPAAFKEAPAGWKVAQPADRADRGPWWTVYDDPQLNALIDKLNASNQTIAQSAAAYRQARALVSEARAAYFPTVGLSASGSRARTPRSSFSSGTSSSFGSSTSGSISNSYSVGLDASWEPDLWGKVSRTVSAQRAGEAAAAADLANARLSQQALLAQTYFQLRTSDALQKLLDETVQSYRQSLQLTQNQYAQGVAARADVIQAQTQLQSAQAAAIDNGVARAQYEHAIATLIGEPASTFSLPPMPLAAEPPVTPVDVPSTLLERRPDIAAAERRAAAANEQIGVAISAFFPTLTLSASGGFESSVWSQLFTLPARFWTVGPQLAATLFDAGLRAAQTQAARATYDQDVAAYRLAVLSAFQDVEDNLASQRILAQEIDVQRQAVESAEHALAIVTNQYKAGTVAYLNVLTAQTTAFTARQKLATITGQRMVSSVALVKALGGGWNVSDIARETGDMAAPPAVPASGAAAASAVSAVSAVPATGTLARQ; via the coding sequence ATGCCGTACGCCCCACTCCCGCGCGCCCTCCGCCCGCTGAGCGCCGCCGTCGCCGTCGCGACGGCCGTGCTGCTCGCCGGCTGCGCCGTCGGGCCCGATTACCACCGCCCCGATACGTCGATTCCGGCCGCGTTCAAGGAAGCGCCCGCCGGCTGGAAAGTCGCACAGCCCGCCGACCGAGCCGATCGCGGCCCGTGGTGGACCGTCTACGACGATCCGCAGCTGAACGCGCTGATCGACAAGCTGAATGCGTCGAACCAGACGATCGCGCAATCGGCGGCCGCCTACCGCCAGGCGCGCGCGCTCGTCAGCGAGGCGCGCGCCGCGTATTTCCCGACCGTCGGCCTGAGCGCGTCCGGCTCGCGCGCGCGCACGCCGCGCTCGTCGTTCTCGTCGGGCACCTCGTCGTCGTTCGGCAGCAGCACGTCGGGATCGATCAGCAACAGCTACAGCGTCGGCCTCGATGCGAGCTGGGAACCCGATCTGTGGGGCAAGGTGAGCCGCACCGTCAGCGCACAGCGCGCCGGCGAAGCGGCGGCCGCGGCCGATCTCGCGAATGCGCGGCTGTCGCAGCAGGCGCTGCTCGCGCAGACCTACTTCCAGCTGCGCACGTCCGATGCGCTGCAGAAGCTGCTCGACGAAACCGTGCAGTCGTACCGGCAATCGCTGCAGCTCACGCAAAACCAGTATGCGCAGGGCGTCGCCGCGCGCGCGGACGTGATCCAGGCGCAGACGCAGCTGCAAAGCGCGCAGGCCGCCGCGATCGACAACGGCGTCGCGCGCGCGCAGTACGAGCATGCGATCGCGACGCTGATCGGCGAGCCCGCGTCGACGTTCTCGCTGCCGCCGATGCCGCTCGCGGCCGAGCCGCCCGTCACGCCGGTCGACGTGCCCTCCACGCTGCTCGAGCGCCGGCCCGACATCGCGGCGGCCGAACGCCGCGCGGCGGCCGCGAACGAGCAGATCGGCGTCGCGATCTCCGCGTTCTTCCCGACGCTCACGCTGTCGGCGAGCGGCGGTTTCGAAAGCTCGGTCTGGTCGCAGCTGTTCACGCTGCCGGCGCGTTTCTGGACCGTCGGCCCGCAGCTCGCGGCGACGCTGTTCGACGCGGGGCTGCGCGCCGCGCAAACGCAGGCCGCGCGCGCAACCTACGATCAGGACGTCGCCGCATACCGGCTCGCGGTGCTGAGCGCGTTCCAGGACGTCGAGGACAACCTCGCGTCGCAGCGGATTCTCGCGCAGGAAATCGACGTGCAGCGACAGGCGGTCGAGAGCGCCGAGCATGCGCTCGCGATCGTCACGAACCAGTACAAGGCCGGCACCGTCGCATATTTGAACGTGCTGACCGCGCAGACCACGGCCTTCACCGCGCGCCAGAAGCTCGCGACGATCACCGGGCAGCGGATGGTGTCGTCGGTCGCACTCGTGAAGGCGCTCGGCGGCGGCTGGAACGTGTCGGATATCGCGCGCGAGACGGGCGACATGGCGGCGCCGCCGGCCGTGCCGGCATCCGGTGCAGCCGCTGCGTCGGCCGTATCGGCCGTGTCGGCCGTGCCCGCGACCGGCACGCTCGCGCGCCAATAA
- a CDS encoding PulJ/GspJ family protein — MKPAVRSDAPMPRPFARAARARGFTLIELMIAIAILAVVAVLAWRGLDQIMRGRDKVASAMEDERVFAQMFDQMRIDARLAATDDEAGQPAIGVAGNTLQIIRALDVPGAAPRLQVVRYRIAGGRVVRYASPPLDDANRLHALLKDSSVDGWSAVALMGGVGAIDAKLYVPRVGWTTSVQAANDALAQNNDALKVPQIGNAPPPRAVTGLQVSIGATSLRVPITRVFLVGE, encoded by the coding sequence ATGAAACCAGCCGTTCGCTCTGACGCGCCGATGCCGCGCCCGTTCGCCCGCGCGGCCCGCGCACGCGGCTTCACGCTGATCGAGCTGATGATCGCGATCGCGATTCTCGCCGTCGTCGCCGTGCTCGCGTGGCGCGGGCTCGACCAGATCATGCGCGGCCGCGACAAGGTGGCGTCCGCGATGGAAGACGAACGCGTGTTCGCGCAGATGTTCGATCAGATGCGCATCGACGCGCGGCTCGCCGCGACCGACGACGAAGCCGGTCAGCCGGCGATCGGCGTGGCCGGCAACACGCTGCAGATCATTCGCGCACTCGACGTGCCGGGCGCCGCGCCGCGGCTGCAGGTCGTGCGCTACCGGATCGCCGGCGGGCGCGTCGTGCGCTATGCGTCGCCGCCGCTCGACGACGCGAACCGGCTGCACGCGCTCCTGAAGGACAGCAGCGTCGACGGCTGGAGCGCAGTCGCCCTGATGGGCGGCGTCGGTGCGATCGACGCGAAGCTCTACGTGCCGCGCGTCGGCTGGACGACCAGCGTGCAGGCGGCGAACGACGCGCTCGCGCAGAACAACGATGCGCTGAAGGTGCCGCAGATCGGCAACGCGCCGCCGCCGCGCGCGGTCACGGGGCTGCAGGTCAGCATCGGCGCGACGTCGCTGCGCGTGCCGATCACGCGCGTATTTCTCGTCGGGGAGTGA
- a CDS encoding MarR family winged helix-turn-helix transcriptional regulator, translating into MAGGLYDPDSIELETSLGYYLTKARQVLFERMDRALEPFDLTAQQIGVILLLSRGYARTPFELSRKMAYDSGSMTRMLDRLERKGLVARSRSEQDRRMIELALTERGADAARALPSLIATALNAQLAGFSTDELATLTGLLQRFIENGPGPAGCPKPDDGHD; encoded by the coding sequence ATGGCTGGCGGCCTCTACGATCCCGACTCCATCGAGCTGGAAACCAGTCTCGGCTACTACCTGACGAAGGCGCGTCAGGTGTTGTTCGAGCGGATGGATCGTGCGCTCGAGCCGTTCGATCTCACCGCGCAGCAGATCGGCGTGATCCTGCTGCTGTCGCGCGGCTATGCGCGCACGCCGTTCGAGCTGTCGCGCAAGATGGCGTACGACAGCGGCTCGATGACGCGCATGCTCGATCGCCTCGAGCGCAAGGGACTCGTCGCGCGTTCGCGCAGCGAGCAGGACCGCCGCATGATCGAGCTGGCGCTGACCGAGCGTGGCGCCGACGCCGCGCGTGCGCTGCCCTCGCTGATCGCGACCGCGCTGAACGCGCAGCTCGCCGGCTTTTCCACCGACGAACTCGCGACGCTGACCGGGCTGCTGCAGCGCTTCATCGAGAACGGGCCCGGCCCGGCCGGCTGTCCGAAGCCCGACGACGGGCACGACTGA
- the gspK gene encoding type II secretion system minor pseudopilin GspK produces MRTRPHLSMPERRACRRAHGLPRGERGAAIITALLVVALAAILVSGMLWRQQVQVRRIENQRMLAQAQWVARGALDWTRMILRSEGDTAPGITYLGGIWAVPIAKTKLSDFLGRIGAPNQGGDDTYISGSIEDAQAKFNLRNLIASPAPGVLQLNVAQLAAFQRLLTTLGYDGAFAKRIALQVRAGLVHSATRFQLPTLPGGGMAPTAPVTGGDAQGGGFTDEPGLADGERGPAPLTMTSVDSLLDVDGVTPEMVARLRPFVTVLPTATPVNMNTAPAEVIAALVPGMSVASAQALVSRRETVFFRNVGDVQLALRGAGAPGVQLDASLIDVNSSYFVVHGRIQHDRAEVDRTSLVYRDPTTHSTRVVRIRDQL; encoded by the coding sequence ATGCGAACGCGCCCTCACCTTTCGATGCCGGAGCGCCGCGCTTGCCGACGCGCGCACGGCTTGCCGCGCGGCGAGCGCGGTGCGGCGATCATCACGGCGCTGCTGGTCGTCGCGCTGGCGGCGATTCTCGTGTCCGGCATGCTGTGGCGCCAGCAGGTGCAGGTGCGCCGCATCGAAAATCAGCGGATGCTCGCGCAGGCGCAGTGGGTCGCGCGCGGCGCACTCGACTGGACGCGGATGATCCTGCGCTCGGAAGGCGACACGGCGCCCGGCATCACGTATCTCGGCGGGATCTGGGCGGTGCCGATCGCGAAGACGAAGCTGTCGGATTTTCTCGGCCGGATCGGCGCGCCGAACCAGGGCGGCGACGACACCTATATCTCCGGCTCGATCGAGGATGCGCAGGCGAAGTTCAACCTGCGCAACCTGATCGCGTCGCCGGCGCCCGGCGTGCTGCAGCTGAACGTCGCGCAGCTCGCGGCGTTCCAGCGGCTGCTGACGACGCTCGGCTACGACGGCGCGTTCGCGAAGCGGATCGCGCTGCAGGTGCGCGCGGGGCTCGTGCATTCGGCGACGCGCTTTCAGTTGCCGACGCTGCCCGGCGGCGGCATGGCGCCGACGGCGCCGGTGACGGGCGGCGACGCGCAGGGGGGCGGCTTCACCGACGAGCCGGGCCTGGCCGACGGCGAGCGCGGGCCCGCGCCGCTGACGATGACGAGCGTCGACAGCCTGCTCGACGTCGACGGCGTGACGCCCGAGATGGTCGCGCGGCTGCGCCCGTTCGTGACCGTGCTGCCGACCGCGACGCCCGTGAACATGAACACCGCGCCGGCCGAGGTGATTGCCGCGCTGGTGCCGGGCATGAGCGTGGCGTCCGCGCAGGCGCTCGTATCGCGCCGCGAAACCGTGTTTTTCCGCAACGTCGGCGACGTGCAGCTCGCGCTGCGCGGCGCGGGCGCGCCGGGCGTACAGCTCGATGCGAGCCTCATCGACGTCAATTCGAGCTACTTCGTCGTGCACGGCCGGATCCAGCACGATCGCGCGGAGGTCGATCGCACCTCGCTCGTGTATCGTGATCCGACCACGCACTCGACGCGGGTCGTGCGCATCCGCGATCAGCTATAA
- a CDS encoding type II secretion system protein N — MNALSIRILSLALFAALCATATYWVVTLSAREAPLPAAAARPPIRTEDAAALFGGQLERNPVQDIHLFGILALQHGGAAIVGVGGEPPRAVSLGAELTPGAKLAEVRNRSIVVERNGARAEIQLPANTPSPAIYMR, encoded by the coding sequence ATGAACGCGCTCTCGATCCGGATCCTTTCCCTCGCCCTCTTCGCGGCGCTGTGCGCGACGGCCACGTACTGGGTCGTCACGCTGTCGGCCCGCGAAGCGCCGCTGCCCGCAGCCGCCGCGCGGCCGCCGATCCGCACCGAGGACGCCGCGGCGCTGTTCGGCGGACAGCTCGAACGCAATCCCGTGCAGGACATCCACCTGTTCGGCATCCTCGCGCTGCAGCACGGCGGCGCGGCGATCGTCGGCGTCGGCGGCGAACCGCCGCGCGCGGTGTCGCTCGGCGCGGAACTCACGCCCGGCGCGAAGCTCGCCGAAGTCCGCAACCGCTCGATCGTCGTCGAACGCAACGGCGCGCGCGCGGAAATCCAGCTTCCGGCCAACACGCCGTCCCCCGCGATCTACATGCGCTGA
- the gspI gene encoding type II secretion system minor pseudopilin GspI: protein MTMRGRMRSPARSPRIAGALRMRGAARGFTMIEVLVALAIIAVALAASIRAVGTMATGASELHRRLLAGWSADNALAQLRLAHAWPQIGEQNFDCSQGNVPLVCTQRVSATPNPVFRRVEVSVSMPGRSGVLAQMVTVVANETSRSL, encoded by the coding sequence ATGACGATGCGTGGTCGCATGCGCAGCCCTGCCCGCTCGCCGCGCATTGCCGGCGCCCTGCGCATGCGCGGCGCGGCGCGCGGCTTCACGATGATCGAGGTGCTGGTCGCGCTCGCGATCATCGCGGTTGCGCTCGCGGCATCGATTCGCGCGGTCGGCACGATGGCGACCGGCGCATCGGAACTGCATCGGCGGCTGCTCGCCGGCTGGAGCGCCGACAACGCGCTCGCGCAGCTGCGGCTCGCGCATGCGTGGCCGCAGATCGGCGAACAGAACTTCGACTGCTCGCAGGGCAACGTGCCGCTCGTGTGCACGCAGCGCGTCAGCGCGACGCCGAATCCGGTGTTCCGGCGCGTCGAGGTGTCGGTCAGCATGCCGGGCCGCTCCGGCGTGCTCGCGCAGATGGTCACGGTGGTCGCGAATGAAACCAGCCGTTCGCTCTGA
- the gspL gene encoding type II secretion system protein GspL — MSTLIVSLPPREPAVPLQEWQWPELPFMLVDKAGHVQRAGRAALSLLPRASATVLIVAARDVLLLAASVPPLKGPKLRLALPNVVEDQLIQDPLGCHIALDPVALPDGRRVLGVVDRAWFRAICDAFTAAGHRQLRAVPATRCLPAPLAAAPAPSAAPADDDAPDIAAAADGLPLASPTGTPLAEPLVRPAAVAAVLGVATAVEPALVEAGAQPLAASAPRLELAIARGALGEGFAAPAARAPGTLAALAGGGAVELYELGEPGAEPRVASSGRAGGAPLLPGAMPLSFDAFARRALAERFDLCQFEFESQPWRFDRATLKRLRLPIALAAATLAIAVIGMNLHWWKLSRERDALSAQITETLLSAFPKTTTVLDPPAQMQRQLDQLRLAAGELSPNDFLALSSGLARSMGALPLNGIASLDYHDRRLDVGFKPEVKVDPDFAQRLARNGLAGEVDSNTGKWTIRSRS; from the coding sequence TTGAGCACGTTGATTGTTTCATTGCCGCCGCGCGAGCCTGCCGTGCCGTTGCAGGAATGGCAGTGGCCGGAGCTGCCGTTCATGCTCGTCGACAAGGCCGGCCACGTGCAGCGCGCGGGCCGCGCGGCGCTGTCGCTGCTCCCGCGCGCGAGCGCGACGGTGCTGATCGTCGCCGCGCGCGACGTGCTGCTGCTGGCCGCGAGCGTGCCGCCGCTCAAAGGGCCGAAGCTGCGCCTGGCGCTGCCGAACGTCGTCGAGGATCAGCTGATCCAGGATCCGCTCGGCTGCCATATCGCGCTCGATCCGGTCGCGCTGCCGGACGGGCGCCGCGTGCTGGGCGTCGTCGATCGCGCGTGGTTCCGCGCGATTTGCGACGCGTTCACGGCAGCCGGCCACCGGCAGCTGCGCGCGGTGCCCGCGACGCGCTGCCTGCCCGCGCCGCTCGCGGCCGCGCCTGCGCCGTCCGCCGCGCCGGCCGACGACGACGCGCCCGATATCGCCGCCGCGGCCGACGGCTTGCCGCTTGCTTCGCCGACCGGCACGCCGTTGGCCGAGCCGCTCGTGCGTCCGGCCGCGGTCGCCGCGGTGCTCGGTGTCGCGACGGCGGTCGAACCGGCGCTCGTCGAAGCGGGCGCGCAGCCGCTCGCCGCGAGCGCGCCGCGGCTCGAACTCGCGATCGCGCGCGGCGCGCTCGGCGAAGGCTTTGCGGCACCGGCCGCGCGCGCGCCCGGCACGCTCGCCGCGCTCGCCGGCGGCGGCGCGGTCGAGCTGTACGAGCTCGGCGAGCCCGGTGCGGAACCGCGCGTCGCGTCGTCCGGCCGCGCGGGCGGCGCCCCGCTGCTGCCCGGCGCGATGCCGCTGTCGTTCGACGCATTCGCGCGCCGGGCGCTCGCGGAGCGCTTCGACCTCTGCCAGTTCGAATTCGAGTCGCAGCCGTGGCGTTTCGACCGCGCGACGCTGAAGCGCCTGCGCCTGCCGATCGCGCTCGCGGCGGCGACGCTCGCCATCGCGGTGATCGGGATGAATCTGCATTGGTGGAAGCTGTCGCGCGAACGCGATGCGCTGTCGGCGCAAATCACCGAAACGCTGCTGTCTGCCTTCCCGAAGACGACGACGGTGCTCGATCCGCCCGCGCAGATGCAGCGGCAGCTCGACCAGTTGCGCCTCGCGGCCGGCGAGCTGTCGCCGAACGACTTCCTCGCATTGTCGAGCGGACTCGCGCGTTCGATGGGTGCGCTGCCGCTGAACGGCATCGCGTCGCTCGACTATCACGACCGGCGGCTCGACGTCGGCTTCAAGCCGGAGGTCAAGGTCGATCCCGACTTCGCGCAACGCCTCGCGCGCAACGGGCTGGCCGGCGAAGTCGACAGCAACACGGGCAAATGGACGATCCGGAGCCGCTCATGA
- the gspG gene encoding type II secretion system major pseudopilin GspG: MQTWITRRNGAVRRQRGFTLIEIMVVVAILGILAALIVPKIMSRPDEARRIAAKQDIGTIMQALKLYRLDNGRYPTQEQGLNALIQKPSTDPIPNNWKDGGYLERLPNDPWGNPYKYLNPGVHGEIDVFSYGADGKEGGDANDTDIGSWQ, translated from the coding sequence ATGCAAACGTGGATCACTCGCCGCAATGGAGCCGTGCGCCGTCAGCGCGGTTTCACGCTGATCGAGATCATGGTGGTGGTCGCGATCCTCGGGATCCTTGCCGCGCTGATCGTGCCGAAGATCATGAGCCGCCCCGACGAGGCGCGCCGCATCGCCGCGAAGCAGGACATCGGCACCATCATGCAGGCGCTGAAGCTGTACCGTCTCGACAACGGCCGCTATCCGACGCAGGAACAGGGCCTGAACGCGCTGATCCAGAAGCCGTCCACCGATCCGATTCCGAACAACTGGAAGGACGGCGGCTATCTCGAACGGCTGCCGAACGATCCGTGGGGCAATCCGTACAAGTATCTGAACCCGGGCGTGCACGGCGAAATCGACGTGTTCAGCTACGGCGCCGACGGCAAGGAAGGCGGCGACGCCAACGATACCGATATCGGCTCGTGGCAGTAA
- the gspF gene encoding type II secretion system inner membrane protein GspF, translating into MPAFRFEAIDAAGRTQKGVVDADSARAARGQLRTQGLTPLVVEPAGSATRGARSQRLALGRKLSQREQAILTRQLASLLIAGLPLDEALGVLTEQSERDYIRELMAAIRAEVLGGHSLANALSQHPRDFPEIYRALVSAGEHTGKLGIVLSRLADYIEQRNALKQKILLAFTYPAIVTVIAFGIVTFLLSYVVPQVVNVFASTKQQLPLLTIVMMALSGFVRHWWWAILIAVALVVWFVKATLSRAGPRLAFDRWLLTAPLAGKLVRGYNTVRFASTLGILTAAGVPILRALQAAGETLSNRAMRANIDDAIVRVREGSALSRALNNVKTFPPVLVHLIRSGEATGDVTTMLDRAADGEARELERRTMFLTSLLEPLLILAMGGIVLVIVLAVMLPIIELNNMVQ; encoded by the coding sequence ATGCCCGCATTCCGTTTCGAAGCGATCGATGCGGCCGGCCGCACGCAGAAGGGCGTGGTCGATGCCGACAGCGCGCGCGCCGCACGCGGACAGCTGCGCACGCAGGGGCTGACGCCGCTCGTCGTCGAACCGGCCGGAAGCGCGACGCGCGGCGCGCGTTCGCAGCGGCTCGCGCTCGGCCGCAAGCTGTCGCAGCGCGAGCAGGCGATCCTCACGCGCCAGCTCGCGAGCCTGCTGATCGCCGGCCTGCCGCTCGACGAAGCGCTCGGCGTGCTGACCGAGCAGTCCGAGCGCGACTACATCCGCGAACTGATGGCCGCGATCCGCGCGGAAGTGCTCGGCGGTCATTCGCTCGCGAACGCGCTGAGCCAGCATCCGCGCGATTTTCCGGAAATCTATCGCGCGCTGGTCTCGGCCGGCGAGCATACGGGCAAGCTCGGGATCGTGCTGTCGCGGCTCGCCGACTACATCGAGCAGCGCAACGCGCTGAAGCAGAAGATCCTGCTCGCGTTCACCTATCCGGCGATCGTCACGGTGATCGCGTTCGGGATCGTCACGTTCCTGCTGAGCTACGTGGTGCCGCAGGTCGTCAACGTGTTCGCGAGCACGAAGCAGCAGCTGCCGCTCCTGACGATCGTGATGATGGCGCTGTCCGGATTCGTGCGGCACTGGTGGTGGGCGATCCTGATCGCGGTCGCGCTCGTCGTGTGGTTCGTGAAGGCGACGCTGTCGCGCGCGGGGCCGCGGCTCGCATTCGATCGCTGGCTGCTGACCGCGCCGCTCGCGGGCAAGCTCGTGCGCGGCTACAACACGGTGCGCTTCGCAAGCACGCTCGGCATTCTGACCGCGGCCGGCGTGCCGATCCTGCGCGCGCTGCAGGCGGCCGGCGAGACGCTCAGCAACCGCGCGATGCGCGCGAACATCGACGACGCGATCGTGCGCGTGCGCGAAGGCTCGGCGCTGTCGCGCGCGCTGAATAACGTGAAGACGTTTCCGCCGGTGCTCGTGCATTTGATCCGCTCCGGCGAGGCGACCGGCGACGTGACGACGATGCTCGACCGTGCGGCCGACGGCGAAGCGCGCGAGCTCGAGCGCCGCACGATGTTTCTGACGAGCCTGCTCGAGCCGCTGCTGATTCTCGCGATGGGCGGGATCGTGCTCGTGATCGTGCTCGCGGTGATGCTGCCGATCATCGAGCTGAACAACATGGTGCAGTGA
- a CDS encoding type II secretion system protein N: MNRWTMRLVAVLPWVAVGALATAITLIALAPAAWIAPQFARATGGHVNLVDPAGSLWHGSATLMLAPGADQSASTLLPGRVEWTTRFWPLLTGRVQMRLRQTDAMPQPVTLDATWRGAVLSAGAMAVPASLLAGLGTPFNTLDLQGDVRLGWTDWRLIGRNAFGQLTVTIDGMSSRVSRVKPLGSYRAVLQAKGTGADLDLTTTQGPLFLDGHGTFGPGSGAFRGTAHAAPEQQANLAGLLNLLGRPIGNGQVSLIYGGAMR, encoded by the coding sequence ATGAACCGATGGACGATGCGGCTCGTCGCCGTGCTGCCGTGGGTCGCGGTCGGCGCGCTCGCGACGGCAATCACGCTGATCGCGCTCGCGCCGGCCGCGTGGATCGCGCCGCAGTTCGCGCGCGCGACAGGCGGTCATGTCAACCTCGTCGATCCGGCCGGCTCGCTGTGGCACGGTTCGGCCACGCTGATGCTCGCGCCCGGCGCGGACCAGAGCGCATCGACGCTGCTGCCGGGCCGCGTCGAATGGACGACGCGCTTCTGGCCGCTGCTGACCGGGCGCGTGCAGATGCGTCTGCGCCAGACCGATGCGATGCCGCAGCCCGTGACGCTCGACGCGACGTGGCGCGGCGCCGTGCTGTCGGCCGGCGCGATGGCCGTGCCCGCGTCGCTGCTCGCGGGGCTCGGCACGCCGTTCAATACGCTCGATCTGCAGGGCGACGTGCGGCTCGGCTGGACCGACTGGCGGCTGATCGGCCGCAATGCATTCGGCCAGCTGACGGTGACGATCGACGGGATGAGTTCGCGCGTGTCGCGCGTGAAGCCGCTCGGCTCGTACCGCGCGGTGCTGCAGGCGAAAGGCACGGGCGCCGATCTCGATCTGACGACGACGCAGGGCCCGCTGTTTCTCGACGGGCACGGTACGTTCGGGCCCGGCAGCGGCGCGTTTCGCGGCACCGCGCACGCGGCGCCCGAACAGCAGGCGAACCTTGCGGGCCTGCTGAACCTGCTCGGCCGCCCGATCGGCAACGGCCAGGTGTCGTTGATCTACGGCGGCGCGATGCGCTGA
- a CDS encoding GspH/FimT family pseudopilin, with product MLALRTTHRCACHGGLRRAAASPVRACAAGEPGSRRRQTRAIGPCAAGTAFGRQCTQHRRRAARGFTLLEMLVVLVIAGLLVSLASLSLTRNPRTDLREEAQRLALLFETAGDEAQVRARPIAWQPTAHGFRFDVSSSDGWRTLHDDLLRPRDWDGGVTGADIDYPGSDTRASRVVFGTESIDTPVRVTLHSAVGSATIVGTGNGRYEVQ from the coding sequence ATGCTCGCACTTCGTACGACCCACCGCTGCGCCTGCCACGGCGGCCTGCGCCGCGCGGCGGCATCGCCCGTTCGGGCGTGTGCGGCGGGTGAGCCGGGATCTCGCCGCAGGCAAACGCGGGCGATCGGGCCGTGCGCGGCGGGCACTGCCTTCGGACGGCAGTGTACGCAGCATCGCCGTCGCGCCGCGCGCGGCTTCACGCTGCTCGAGATGCTCGTCGTGCTCGTGATCGCGGGCCTGCTGGTGTCGCTCGCGTCGCTGTCGCTGACGCGCAATCCGCGCACCGACCTGCGCGAGGAAGCACAGCGGCTCGCGCTGCTGTTCGAAACGGCCGGCGACGAAGCGCAGGTGCGCGCGCGGCCGATCGCGTGGCAACCGACCGCGCACGGTTTCCGTTTCGACGTCAGTTCGTCCGACGGCTGGCGCACGCTGCACGACGACCTGCTGCGCCCGCGCGACTGGGACGGCGGCGTGACGGGCGCGGACATCGACTACCCCGGTTCCGACACGCGCGCGAGCCGCGTCGTATTCGGCACCGAAAGCATCGACACGCCGGTGCGCGTGACGCTGCATTCGGCCGTCGGCAGCGCGACGATCGTGGGCACCGGCAACGGCCGCTACGAGGTGCAATGA